Proteins from a single region of Paraglaciecola sp. T6c:
- a CDS encoding efflux RND transporter permease subunit: MTMKIARKTYKERYFTFVIHNPKWILLIATLLIVAMGVGLKHVHKDPSVDAFVPNDHPAALARDRASELFGIEDPIVLGIVANDNQSAFSADIIQALGLIQQDVRGLDNVKKNALISILTENAIYGDEGDLLVEPILPTGEVTHNKAVIALERLRSMPMMDGLLASKNGDTLTLIIPVQDANHATQTYQQVLAIGQTHRPENAEVHVTGVASMNGRLAQMVNQDTRIFIPMAIITALLVIFIALREWRGLPGPLLVIAGSAAMTVGLMGWLDARYYLITTALPVIIMAISIADSLHVSTIFMEKCRVEPSKSKADLLLATLNQTFLPVTLTTVTTVAGFVGLAIGSSMQPIAEFGWFAASGVIAAWILSLSALPAVMLLIGLGSKKQPQYVQDSLVDALVYRLTQNAFNHPWTTSSSLILVLCVFIYFATQARFDYERQRYFQADEEVRLADVTLNTHLQGLNFLDVVVSGKQAGDLMTPDAMHAIAILQQRINKLPLVVKSTSISDYMGLMHRALTNASVGELPSAEHAPAQYMFLYEAAGDPGDFKEEIDFTYQHTLIRAQLTTDRFSQVSPVVSEFERIAEIWSQEYDLEANVSGRVAVNSGWMKLLGASHFAGLGLAIAFVFCASLLAFRSFWAALLSLVPILTGVLFTYAMMGLLKIDIAPATSMTAAISTGLGVDFAIHLISGVRQSLQKGSSPRAAFSGHYVVIARACVFSAVALAFALGVICLSSAPPLQWFGALVASASIGSLAGAIIVIPACYALCAPTPFVIDVRGSV, translated from the coding sequence ATGACCATGAAAATAGCCAGAAAAACCTATAAAGAACGTTATTTTACCTTCGTTATCCATAACCCAAAATGGATCCTACTGATCGCCACGCTGCTGATTGTCGCCATGGGAGTTGGGCTTAAACATGTTCACAAAGACCCCTCTGTGGATGCGTTTGTTCCTAACGATCATCCTGCTGCGCTTGCCAGAGATAGAGCAAGTGAACTGTTTGGCATTGAAGATCCCATCGTACTGGGCATTGTGGCTAACGATAACCAATCTGCCTTTAGCGCCGATATTATTCAAGCGTTAGGCTTGATCCAACAGGACGTACGCGGGCTAGATAATGTTAAAAAAAATGCTCTGATCAGTATTTTGACCGAGAATGCTATCTATGGGGATGAGGGGGATTTGCTCGTAGAGCCAATTCTACCGACGGGGGAGGTGACACATAACAAAGCGGTGATAGCGTTAGAGAGGTTGCGCAGCATGCCTATGATGGACGGCCTGCTTGCATCCAAAAACGGTGACACACTGACCTTAATCATACCGGTTCAAGACGCCAACCACGCGACGCAAACCTACCAACAGGTGCTGGCAATTGGCCAAACGCACCGGCCTGAGAATGCAGAGGTGCACGTGACCGGTGTGGCATCAATGAATGGGCGTTTGGCGCAGATGGTCAATCAAGATACGCGCATATTCATTCCTATGGCGATTATCACTGCACTGTTGGTGATCTTTATTGCTTTGCGTGAATGGCGTGGATTACCCGGCCCATTATTGGTTATTGCTGGCTCGGCGGCGATGACAGTAGGCTTGATGGGGTGGTTGGATGCCAGATATTACTTAATCACCACGGCGTTGCCTGTGATCATTATGGCGATATCAATAGCTGATAGTTTGCATGTATCTACTATCTTTATGGAAAAATGCCGTGTTGAGCCAAGTAAAAGCAAGGCCGACTTGCTATTGGCCACGCTCAATCAAACTTTCTTGCCCGTTACTCTGACGACGGTAACGACCGTTGCCGGGTTTGTGGGTCTGGCAATAGGCTCGTCAATGCAGCCCATTGCCGAATTTGGCTGGTTTGCAGCATCCGGGGTGATCGCCGCGTGGATCTTGAGTTTAAGCGCCTTGCCTGCGGTTATGTTATTGATTGGGCTGGGCAGCAAAAAACAGCCACAATATGTACAAGACAGCCTAGTGGATGCGTTGGTTTATCGCCTAACGCAAAACGCGTTTAATCACCCTTGGACAACCTCTTCCAGCTTAATACTGGTACTTTGCGTCTTTATTTATTTTGCTACTCAAGCGCGATTCGATTATGAGCGCCAACGTTATTTTCAAGCGGATGAAGAGGTCCGTTTGGCTGACGTGACCTTAAATACCCATTTGCAAGGGCTCAATTTTTTAGATGTGGTGGTGTCAGGTAAACAAGCTGGCGATTTAATGACACCAGATGCGATGCATGCCATAGCCATATTGCAGCAACGTATTAATAAGCTACCACTCGTGGTTAAAAGCACCTCCATCAGCGATTACATGGGGTTAATGCATCGGGCATTGACTAACGCATCTGTTGGTGAGTTACCTAGCGCTGAGCATGCGCCGGCACAGTACATGTTTTTATATGAGGCGGCAGGAGACCCAGGTGATTTCAAAGAGGAAATTGACTTTACCTATCAGCATACCCTTATTCGCGCACAACTAACGACAGATCGATTTAGTCAGGTGAGTCCTGTGGTGTCTGAATTTGAGAGAATTGCTGAAATTTGGTCTCAGGAATATGATCTAGAGGCCAACGTGAGCGGACGAGTGGCGGTTAATTCAGGGTGGATGAAGCTACTCGGAGCTTCTCATTTTGCCGGACTCGGTTTGGCTATTGCCTTTGTTTTTTGTGCTTCGCTTCTCGCCTTTCGCTCATTTTGGGCCGCATTATTGAGCCTGGTTCCGATACTTACAGGGGTCCTGTTTACCTATGCAATGATGGGGCTTTTAAAGATAGATATAGCCCCTGCTACCTCCATGACGGCGGCCATTTCAACTGGCTTGGGGGTCGACTTTGCCATTCATCTTATCTCTGGTGTTCGCCAGTCACTACAAAAAGGCTCGAGCCCTCGTGCCGCTTTTAGCGGACATTATGTGGTCATTGCCAGAGCGTGCGTATTTTCAGCTGTGGCCTTGGCGTTTGCGTTGGGGGTTATCTGCTTAAGTTCAGCACCGCCATTGCAGTGGTTTGGTGCACTCGTGGCGTCTGCGTCTATTGGTAGCTTAGCAGGGGCAATTATTGTTATTCCGGCGTGTTACGCCCTGTGTGCACCCACGCCATTTGTTATCGATGTAAGAGGGAGTGTGTAA
- a CDS encoding outer membrane lipoprotein-sorting protein: MKLFNAKKLPTVSQKEDRMSRIFMCFWGCCLLAMHAVSAQANTQLSALELANNVVARAANDGRAGNMHFTLHNDAGGVRKRSALFVHSVDQGDTKMGIYFTAPAALQNTGFLSYDKVSGSDENWLYLPATDRVRKLPASSKGNYFMGTDLTYGDIKDNFKFTLTDWDFTVGEKQVIEQKEYYVLKGTTKTTAKKVELGYSSFIALIDPETYFPLKIDYTDTDGLPLKTISVKRLERIADAWVATNFTVMNAQLAHRTDVVLSDVKHIPDLPESILSADELSYGVPNIAGL, encoded by the coding sequence ATGAAACTCTTTAACGCAAAAAAATTGCCAACCGTGAGCCAAAAAGAAGACCGTATGAGCCGTATTTTCATGTGTTTTTGGGGATGCTGTTTACTCGCTATGCATGCGGTTTCAGCACAGGCCAATACCCAGTTGAGCGCCTTAGAATTAGCGAATAATGTGGTAGCCAGAGCGGCGAATGACGGTCGCGCGGGGAATATGCACTTTACCTTGCATAATGATGCTGGGGGGGTACGAAAACGCTCAGCGTTATTTGTTCATTCTGTTGATCAAGGCGATACCAAAATGGGAATATATTTTACCGCACCAGCGGCGCTGCAAAACACCGGTTTTTTAAGTTATGACAAGGTATCGGGCAGTGATGAAAATTGGCTGTATTTACCAGCGACAGATCGCGTGCGTAAGTTACCCGCGTCAAGCAAAGGTAACTATTTTATGGGAACGGACCTGACCTACGGAGATATTAAAGATAACTTCAAATTTACCCTAACAGATTGGGACTTCACTGTAGGCGAGAAGCAAGTGATTGAGCAAAAGGAATATTACGTCTTAAAAGGGACAACGAAAACGACCGCCAAAAAAGTAGAACTCGGGTACAGCAGTTTTATAGCGCTGATCGACCCTGAGACTTATTTCCCTTTGAAAATTGATTACACAGATACCGACGGATTGCCCCTAAAAACCATATCGGTAAAACGATTAGAGCGCATAGCCGATGCGTGGGTGGCAACCAACTTCACTGTGATGAATGCGCAACTCGCGCATAGAACGGACGTTGTGCTAAGTGATGTGAAACACATTCCAGACTTACCTGAAAGTATTTTGAGCGCTGATGAGCTCAGTTACGGCGTGCCCAATATCGCAGGGTTGTAG